From Prosthecobacter sp., the proteins below share one genomic window:
- a CDS encoding glycoside hydrolase family 99-like domain-containing protein → MTRRIATFSLLLVPLAALNAADDAPIVGAIRWDGWYGDGGVVKAVEASLGQPKYHFRLPWFARVMDEGKVSINGDSQAIMEQEIAYAALAGLNYWAFVDYLGEAPGLSIGLNRYLAAKDKKGIRYCLVEEGARLDKAGTKAWSCIVEHFRNPDYQTVLDSRPLLCLFGKTSKIGKAEWEELKRQTIAAGLKAPYLVLMGWEAEKDRAALGFDAISEYACSGKGYTTDPETYERLTSHSVSEKVWGKWKRELTPCITFATAGWDTRPRQERPPSWCSWVTATPDPTPWHQQKPLIDATTATPDEIAAHVRAAIEWTQANRDLNPANAIIIYAWNEHDEGGWLQPTLGDDGKPDDARIQSLAKVLRPFPR, encoded by the coding sequence ATGACTCGCCGCATCGCCACATTCAGCCTGCTGCTCGTGCCGCTGGCAGCACTGAACGCTGCCGATGACGCCCCCATCGTCGGAGCCATCCGCTGGGACGGCTGGTATGGCGATGGTGGCGTGGTGAAGGCTGTGGAGGCATCGCTGGGGCAGCCGAAGTATCATTTTCGCCTGCCGTGGTTCGCGCGTGTGATGGACGAAGGCAAGGTGAGCATCAATGGCGACTCGCAGGCCATCATGGAGCAGGAGATCGCGTATGCCGCGCTGGCGGGGCTGAACTACTGGGCCTTCGTGGACTATCTCGGTGAAGCGCCGGGCTTGAGCATCGGTTTGAATCGCTACCTCGCCGCGAAGGATAAGAAAGGCATTCGCTACTGCCTCGTCGAGGAAGGTGCGCGACTCGACAAAGCAGGCACGAAAGCCTGGAGCTGTATCGTGGAGCACTTCCGGAATCCTGATTACCAAACCGTGCTCGATAGCCGACCGCTGCTGTGTTTGTTCGGCAAGACCTCCAAGATCGGGAAAGCCGAGTGGGAGGAGTTGAAGCGCCAAACCATCGCCGCAGGCCTGAAGGCACCGTATCTCGTGCTCATGGGCTGGGAGGCAGAAAAAGACCGCGCGGCGCTCGGCTTCGATGCCATCTCCGAGTATGCCTGCTCGGGCAAAGGCTACACCACCGATCCTGAAACCTACGAGCGGCTCACGTCCCATTCGGTGAGTGAGAAGGTGTGGGGGAAATGGAAGCGCGAGCTTACCCCATGCATCACCTTTGCCACCGCAGGCTGGGACACGCGCCCACGCCAGGAGCGCCCGCCATCATGGTGCTCATGGGTCACGGCCACGCCCGACCCCACGCCATGGCATCAGCAAAAGCCTCTGATCGATGCCACGACCGCCACGCCGGATGAAATCGCAGCGCACGTCCGCGCAGCCATCGAGTGGACCCAAGCCAATCGCGATCTCAACCCCGCCAACGCCATCATCATCTATGCCTGGAACGAGCACGACGAAGGCGGCTGGCTCCAGCCCACGCTCGGTGACGATGGCAAGCCTGACGATGCACGCATCCAGTCGTTGGCGAAGGTTCTGCGTCCGTTTCCGCGATGA
- a CDS encoding DUF1501 domain-containing protein, which produces MNAHHSRRSFLQTAAGGIGGLALTSMLARGAQPHHTARAKRVIQIFCPGGLSHVDTFDFKPELIKRAGKPFDPDGKLQFFASKPGNCQPSYYPFKQHGQCGRWVSDLFPKLATHVDDMAFIYSMQSKTALHGPGCFMMNTGQTLPGFPSMGAWVTYGLGSESDNLPAFVVLPDPRGLPPGGPINWGAGFLPAVHQATTLDATNTEQPIADLFPPKDFSGTGRVQDQQTLAFLQKLNRQHAAQRTANTELDARIAAYEMAARLQLSAPEVTNLSGETELTKKLYAIDDPEIGPFGRQCLMARRLAERGVRFIQIYCGAENTTAKKIRPNWDSHEDLVRDHGYWGAVLDTGASALLADLKSRGLLEDTLVICTTEFGRQPAAQGSGKGRDHNAGAFTAWMAGGGIQGGTGYGTTDELGFKAVENITHSYELHATALHLLGIDHEKLTFYHNGLQQRLTGLEGHGVIKELIA; this is translated from the coding sequence ATGAACGCCCATCACTCACGTCGCTCCTTCCTTCAAACCGCCGCCGGTGGCATCGGCGGGCTGGCTTTGACCTCCATGCTCGCACGCGGCGCGCAGCCACATCACACGGCGAGGGCGAAGCGCGTCATCCAGATCTTCTGCCCCGGTGGCTTGAGCCATGTGGACACGTTTGATTTCAAGCCGGAACTGATCAAACGCGCGGGCAAGCCCTTTGATCCCGATGGCAAGTTGCAGTTCTTCGCGTCCAAGCCCGGCAACTGCCAGCCGAGCTATTACCCCTTCAAACAGCACGGCCAATGCGGACGCTGGGTGAGCGATTTGTTTCCCAAACTCGCCACGCATGTCGATGACATGGCCTTCATCTACTCCATGCAGAGCAAGACCGCGCTGCACGGCCCGGGCTGCTTCATGATGAACACCGGCCAGACACTGCCCGGCTTCCCCAGCATGGGCGCGTGGGTCACCTATGGCCTCGGCAGTGAGAGCGACAACCTGCCCGCCTTCGTCGTGCTGCCTGATCCACGCGGCCTGCCGCCCGGCGGTCCGATCAATTGGGGCGCGGGCTTTCTCCCCGCCGTGCATCAGGCGACCACGCTCGATGCCACGAACACCGAGCAACCCATCGCCGATCTTTTTCCGCCGAAGGATTTCAGTGGCACCGGTCGCGTGCAAGATCAGCAAACGCTCGCCTTCCTGCAAAAACTCAACCGCCAGCACGCGGCGCAACGCACCGCCAACACCGAACTCGACGCCCGCATCGCCGCGTATGAAATGGCCGCGCGACTCCAGCTCAGCGCCCCCGAAGTCACCAACCTCAGTGGCGAAACCGAACTCACCAAGAAGCTCTACGCCATCGATGATCCCGAGATCGGCCCTTTTGGCCGCCAATGTCTCATGGCCCGCCGACTCGCCGAACGCGGCGTGCGCTTCATTCAAATCTACTGCGGCGCAGAAAACACCACTGCGAAGAAAATTCGCCCCAATTGGGACAGCCACGAAGACCTCGTGCGCGACCACGGCTACTGGGGCGCAGTGCTCGACACGGGCGCGAGCGCATTGCTCGCCGATCTCAAATCACGCGGCCTGCTGGAGGATACGCTCGTCATCTGCACCACCGAGTTCGGCCGCCAGCCCGCCGCGCAAGGCAGCGGCAAAGGCCGCGATCACAACGCCGGAGCCTTCACCGCCTGGATGGCCGGCGGCGGCATCCAAGGTGGCACCGGCTACGGCACCACCGACGAACTCGGTTTCAAAGCCGTCGAAAACATCACCCACAGCTACGAACTCCACGCCACCGCGCTGCATCTGCTCGGCATTGACCACGAGAAGCTCACCTTCTACCACAACGGCCTCCAACAACGCCTCACCGGCCTCGAAGGGCATGGTGTCATTAAAGAACTCATCGCCTGA
- a CDS encoding sialate O-acetylesterase, with amino-acid sequence MKHLILLTLALVSFASAADKPSHLFILSGQSNMAGMDPKLGFEPEAKKLFPDADVAYIKVAAGGQPIRYWVSEWNDIATKHGVDVTQARAKDQGAKATAFFYPRILSQFAELLKAHPNPASITFCWMQGENDSKTGLHAPYADALKQLIANLRRDLKRPDMNVVIGRISDHERINPPAWKIVREAQVEVAKGDAHGAWVDCDDLNDKEVKGVMTNDLHYTKPGYELLGRRFVRQAKALIEGQKPAENGRPE; translated from the coding sequence ATGAAACACCTCATTCTCCTCACACTCGCCCTCGTCTCGTTCGCTTCAGCAGCGGACAAGCCTTCGCATCTCTTCATCCTCTCCGGCCAGTCAAACATGGCTGGCATGGACCCGAAGCTCGGTTTCGAGCCGGAGGCGAAGAAACTCTTCCCCGACGCCGATGTGGCCTACATCAAGGTCGCGGCGGGAGGTCAGCCGATCCGTTACTGGGTGAGTGAATGGAACGACATCGCCACGAAGCACGGCGTCGATGTCACGCAGGCGAGGGCGAAGGATCAGGGTGCCAAAGCGACAGCGTTCTTTTATCCGCGTATCTTGAGCCAGTTCGCGGAGTTGCTCAAAGCGCACCCGAATCCGGCCTCGATCACCTTCTGCTGGATGCAGGGCGAGAACGACTCGAAAACCGGTCTGCACGCGCCTTATGCCGATGCCTTGAAGCAGCTCATCGCGAACCTGCGCCGCGATTTGAAACGCCCGGACATGAATGTCGTCATCGGCCGCATCAGCGATCATGAACGCATCAACCCGCCAGCGTGGAAGATCGTGCGAGAGGCCCAGGTCGAGGTCGCGAAGGGCGATGCGCATGGCGCGTGGGTCGATTGCGATGATCTCAACGACAAAGAAGTCAAAGGCGTGATGACCAATGACCTGCACTACACCAAACCCGGCTACGAACTCCTCGGCCGCCGCTTCGTGCGTCAGGCGAAGGCGCTCATCGAGGGCCAGAAGCCCGCCGAGAACGGACGCCCAGAATGA